The nucleotide sequence ggTAGGAAACTTGGCATGAATTTAATAAGTTGATAAGGCTGAGGGATCATCTTAAATATGCCAAAATGGAAGAGCCCtggaaaacaattcaattttCGTGTTGAGGCCAGAAAGGCTACACCCTAAGAATAAGGATGAGCCAAGTATTAACCAGTCTTCACAGCTACCAAAGCCCAGCTTCAAAACATCTTAACCTTGACTAGAAAATATAGACCCAAAATTGTTAGCGTCCCTACCTGCCTGACAGAAGCACACACATTTTCTGTGGAAGATACTATTCTAGGCCACTGTTATCACTGTAATTTTTCATATACAATATCTAGCACTCAATCAGAAATAACCAGTTATATGTGGAGACAGAACaacacatttgaaaaccaaggaaAACGAAGAGGATGTCAACAGAATCATAGGGGATGAAGTTAATGAAGTTAACAGAGATACAGATTTTAAGATCATTAGTATTTCCAGCAAAGAACTGGaaggtttgtgtgtttttttccaaaaagacaaaaatgccaGTACTaaaaaatgcaataactgaaataactCAGTATATGGGTTTAATAGCAGATTGGAAAGAGCTGagggaagaattagaaaaatggaaagtagTTTAACATGATATCCAAACTGAAGCAAGGAGAGACAAAAGTgaggaaaacatagaaaagagcATAAAAGGCATAAGTGATACAACAAAAGGTCTAATATGAGTAATTGTAAGAAAGTGGGAAAATGGGGTGGtagtaatattttaaaggtagataattttccaaaagaataaatacaaagaaaccaaaactagGCATATAATTGCAAAActgctgaaaatgaaaacagagagaaatatcTTAAAAGCAAGCAGATTtaagaaggggagaaagagtgagagagattGTTTCAAAGGAGCTGCAATAAGACTAATAGCCAACTTCACAATGAAGGTCAGATCTTTCAAGGGCAGAAAGAAAACTACTGCCAACTTAAGAATTCTATACTcagcaaaaatattctttaaaatctaCCCAGATGAAATAGAATGTGCCACCTTCActacaggaaatattaaaatgtattcttcagGTAAAAGGAAAGTGGTCCCAGATACAAAAAGGAGCTTAGAGCAGGAGAAAAGATAAATGTGGAGCTAAAGCTAAATGAATGACGACTATATAAAATTATGTCTTgtgaagtttaaaattaaaatatgtaacagCAGCATATAAGTTAGGATTAAGTGACAAGGAGTTAAAGAGTTCTAAGGTCATTGCATTGTCAATGAGAGGTAAGATTAACAATTTATGTAGACTTGATAAGTGAAGGAATTATGTTGTAATCTCCAGAGTAACCACCATAAGAACACTAAAGAATAACTACTAAGATAATAGAGGGGggaataattctttaaaaatcaattcaagtGAGCACAAGAAAAAGgagtataataaaatacatttaaacccAATTTAATAAGTAATTCTATTAAAGAGACTAAATGAGACTGTCAGACTAGGAAATGTAAGGATAGATCATTTATAAACtagacaagtttttaaaatatcatttctaaataatatttttaaatatttttaactaaatgaaagatttaaatttaaaaaaaaaaaaacctcttgatTATGAAAGTCAACTACGTTACACTTTTCTGAAAAGCTTAAAGAGAGCTTTCCTGCCAgctatttgagaaaaaaatctcatctAATTTTGTGACTTCCTAGACCCTGGGGACACTGGAATGTGATCACAGCTCTAATAGTAATGGTCTAGACTTGAGtaagttattttcttattgaacttcagttttctgcTCTGTAACATGGGGCTAACACCTATCTCTAAGGAAACAATGCATGGAAAGCATTTAGCCTAAAGCTGGGGACATAGTAAAAGCTTAATAAAGGTTACCTATTAAATTATTACATCCAAACTATGCACAGGGTGTTTAAGGTAAACCACAACCCTATTCATAAGCACACCACATAAGGCAACTTAAGAGTAAgttttttctcccattcctctCTCCAAAacaacccagaaataatgtttttatcttaaaatattataaaaattcaaacacataGAACATTTAACTTTGCTACACAAATATCCAATCCTAACATTATGCCACAGAAGCTTCAGTTCAGAATGAAAACGTTATAGACACAATGGAAGCATTTTTTACAGGCTTACCTGACACTGGATTGCTTCTACTCTATAGGGGTTAAAACTCTTCTGGCACTTGCAACAGAGTTGTTTGAAATAAACCTAAAgagaaatttgtcttttttcaaatCCAAGTTTAAATGTACCCTAGGCTCCCAGTTTTTAAGTAACCCACTCCCCCACCTTGTAATTTGCTTTTGCCCGACCTCTACCCTGAGGTCTTGAGCTCTTCTAGTGCCATTAGTCACTTTTTTACTCTTTGCACCTcatttttcttacctgtaaaattaAGGTCCTACTCCTTACTTGTTCTATAATTCTGAGAACTACTCAATAATGTACATAAAGTACCACAGTACCAATGGGAAGTAACTATTACAACTTTACTCACTGTGCAGGCCAAACCCTTGACCTTCCCCTTTTGCCCTGGTCTATTAGCCCCTGCTTTTTCACTGTTTTCCCCACTATCTGCCCACTTGAACTTCAAATTACTTGTAGTTAACCCACCAATACACGTGATTTCTAGGTTTTGTACATTTCCTTGTGCACATTTTCTCCCTGCCTCACTTCGTGAACTCCTACTTCTCCTTTAAAATCCTGCTTGGACGTCACGATTCCTTCCCCCCTCGTGTGTTGTTTGGGTACCACGTCCGTGCCACAGGTGCCACTGCATTTGTCACCAAATTGCATGTTGTCTCATCACTCCCATCACTCCCTAAATTTCTTGAGGATGAATTCTGTCTTATTCGTTGTATCCTAGTGTCTTGGAGTGTTTGAATTAAGcctattgtttttcttctggcaagagaaggaaagtaattttagtttagttttaaaatcCCGCCTCCAGTGTCTAGTAAACAGTGTGAAGtcacattttcattcagttcttagCATAACTCTCCGTCTACGGTCCTTTAGCTAAAAAGGCAGTATCTAAAGTGTGACAACACTGGGGACTCAAATGCTTGTAGAAGTTAGTGAACTAGACCAGGTGCAGACTGTTACAAAATGACGTGCATGTGTTCAttgaaaggagagagaagctgCTTAGCCTCCGCCTACAGTTCTCAGATTGAAACTCAAGTCTATGATGTCCAGAGTCTGACTGTTTAGGAAAATCTGGAAACAGACTGGGAAATCTTGCCCAGTCTTAGCATGTTTACAACTAATTCAAATAGGGTTGGCGGGTAGTGGAGAGGAGATGGAAATCTCTTAGCCTAAAGAAGTCTCTCACAAGCCAACTAACCTTcacaataaattatttctcttatAGCCCCACCTTGTGGACGGACAGTGGAAATTTCCTAGAGCTAAGGCCCACACCTGCTCAAAACACGCCAACTAAAAAATGATTATAGAAACTTCCAACATACATACATAAGAACAAAAGTTCATCTAAATAATCTGACATTTTGTCCAACAAACTACCAAACCCAGCAGAGCACCAGGACATGTTTCAGCAGCCTCAGGAGCTCATGTGGACTGTCCTGTCCGGTCCAGtcccaacatttactgagcacctactatgtgcctggcactgaagATCAAGACAAATGAGACGCATTAAGCCACGCTCCACCAGGAAACATTCTTCCTCCACTTCACATCTATAtcaccccaccctcctcctcgTCCCACTCACTTCGCTCACCTTGTTAGTTCCAGAAATGCACCACACATAAGCACTCTCCCATCTGGTTTTACACTCTTTACAGTGAAAATAGCCATATTTTGGTTCCAAAAACTGCAAATAAAGGAGAGAAGTCTTTCATATTTGTTGGAGGGGAAAAAGCCAGATCCTTCTTTGCTTGTAGCTTTGTATAGGAAACACAAAAAGGCTCCTGAACCTCATTCACAGCTGTTCTCAAGGTTACATTATTTAGAGCATCTCATCTCTCAAGGGATTCTTCTCGCTGCTGTCGCTCATACTTTTCCAATCCATTTTCCACAGTGCTACCAGCAGGCTCCCAAAACACAAATCAGATCACATACTTCACAATTTGAAACCCTCCTTTGTCTCCTCATCCCCAACCAATAGCAATAATTGTCAGGGTTTAGGTTTGCACGTGCTTAAAGCTGCCACCCTATTTTACAAAAAAGCTGCAAAACATGTAGACCACATTTTCAGAACTTCCTCTCCATCAAGTACAGGGAGGAAGCGAGGGAAGATCTTGCTCTTATTGCCCTAGACATGGAAAAGAGAACAGGGAGGCTGGGGCTGGCCGCGGACAGGAGAGGGAAGACGAACTTCACCTGGAAGTTGGGTTTCGCGAGCGGGTCGGCAGCGTCTTCTGGggcctccttgctcttcctttcCCCAGGACTCGACGCGTCTTCTTCCCCCAACTTATCTTGCTGCCAGAGTTCCGACTGCTTGTCCTCCTGCGACCTTGGCCTTGGTGGTAGCGGCTGCTGGCCGGCTTCTGCGGGGCCCGAAACTGCCTTCCTCTCCTCGGCCTCCCCATGCTTCCGCAGCAGCCGGATGAAGCCCCTGCAGCCTGTCCCTGGAGAACCGACGCCCCAGGCTGGCAGGGGTGCCTTGGAGTCTGTGCTGCCCCACGGGGAGCGGCTGCGCAGAGTGCGAGGCCCCAGCGAGCACTGCACGGACTTGTCCACCCACGGGCTCACCTGCACGCCCACCTCCTTGGTGTGGGGCTTGAACAGCCGCAGGCTCAGGCTGGGGTTCAGCTGGGAAAGAACGGCCTTAGGCTGAGCCCGCTTGTAAGGGTCCATGCAGTAGTCAGAGGCGTTAGTGGGCACCAGCAGCCCCGGCCTGGCCAGGAAAGTGGGGACACCAATGTTGTGCCTCCAGTCTGGGTGTCTGTGCTCACAGAGCCCAGGCTGGCCCAAAGGCAGTATGTTCCCATAGTGTGTCCCCTGGTACAGGCTGTAGGGAACACGGACAAAGCGCTCCATTCGCTCGCGGGGCGCCCAGGCACCGCGCGATATCCGGGTGCAGTTTGTAGCCCCTGTTCTCTGCCTTCCACCTTCATCcgcccctccttcctcctggtcAAGTTGGGTCGGGTTCATCCCTAgcctctccatttatttcagaTTCTGATGGGAGCTGCTGCCTATTACCCTAATTGGAAGTGGGGAGGAGAGTTACCTACCTACAGACATCTAATTGCCACCTAATTCAAATTGCTCTTCACTGTCTTCGTTTGCTGCTcctgattctttttttcaaagctgTTCATCATTATTCACACACAAGCTTTAATTAgcaattcatccatttattctcATAGTGACTGCCATTTTAAAGATCCTGGTTTAAGGTCATATAGTAAAACGAATACAAGCCGTAAATTATTTGAGCAGCCTTATACTAGAAGAGCATGAGGAAGGAAGTATATTATGGCACAGCTCATGACTGTAAAGACCACAGGAGCGAGGGGCATAaagttggggggcgggggtaggTGGTGAATATagtgaaagaaaatgtatttgaggGTTGTTTGACATGTCAAAGGTTCTTAGTCCACTCCTAGTGAGGACCCCCCAAAAGAGTGGGGGTGAAGCAAATTGTTCTGATTTAGAGGGTAAATGTAGGTAAAATAGCAGGCTAGTTAAGTATCTGAGGTCAAACTCAAATTGAAACCTGGCCCTTGTTACTAGGCTTCTCCATCTGACAACACTAACCAATTTATAGGATTATGAGATTAGGTGTGTTATTGCTTTGTAAAGCAAAAAGCAGAATAACTCAAATGTTCAGTAAACTGCAGCCATTAGATTAGGATCAGAGACCTGTGTTCCTTTGCTGTTTTGACCTAGATGATCATAAGCTTTGGTGTCTCTCTGTATTGGTAAGGCTTCCTGCTACAGCTAGGGGTTAAAATCAAACTAAAATGACACCTCAGGAACTAAACAGGACCCACCCACCCccgtttttttaatgtttcaggtgtacaaagcaacgtaatagacatttaaacccctcataagtGATAACCCACGCGCaagctactacccttctgacatcttatacagctagTGTTACACCACCATCGACTGTTCCCTgcgttgtactccacatcctttTGCTTCCGGCTCTGACTGCTCCAGAGCCT is from Rhinolophus sinicus isolate RSC01 linkage group LG04, ASM3656204v1, whole genome shotgun sequence and encodes:
- the ZAR1L gene encoding protein ZAR1-like; translated protein: MERLGMNPTQLDQEEGGADEGGRQRTGATNCTRISRGAWAPRERMERFVRVPYSLYQGTHYGNILPLGQPGLCEHRHPDWRHNIGVPTFLARPGLLVPTNASDYCMDPYKRAQPKAVLSQLNPSLSLRLFKPHTKEVGVQVSPWVDKSVQCSLGPRTLRSRSPWGSTDSKAPLPAWGVGSPGTGCRGFIRLLRKHGEAEERKAVSGPAEAGQQPLPPRPRSQEDKQSELWQQDKLGEEDASSPGERKSKEAPEDAADPLAKPNFQFLEPKYGYFHCKECKTRWESAYVWCISGTNKVYFKQLCCKCQKSFNPYRVEAIQCQICSKSRCSCPRKKRHIDLRKPHRQELCGRCKDKRFSCGNIYSFKYII